The following are encoded in a window of Spea bombifrons isolate aSpeBom1 chromosome 2, aSpeBom1.2.pri, whole genome shotgun sequence genomic DNA:
- the LOC128473642 gene encoding olfactory receptor class A-like protein 1, whose amino-acid sequence MELRLLLKALGFILLIIIGIPGNIFILLKFAYIKMVEKKLLPANVMLMVLALSNLFVVFSRVIPQALNAIGVENLLGDTECKLVLFTFRVSRAMSICVTSFLSCHQCVLIAPVTRYWIYLKEKITKQISVIVILLFGMNISLYPSTILYGQARKPNATSEYTLRLVYCDADFVTYISFLFNGLVSVIREIIFVGLMAISSSYMVSILYRHGRTMKSMRSSDRMQSKTVEFKASRAVILLVALYVVLYGMDNSMWIYTLTLSNVSTEMNDTRIFLAASYSALSPIVIIATNPKLHKRLENSWKKKLVEIQKQGVQNIRFVSSIN is encoded by the coding sequence ATGGAACTTCGTCTTCTTCTCAAAGCCCTTGGATTCATCCTCTTGATTATCATAGGAATTCCTGGAAATATTTTCATCTTGTTGAAATTTGCCTACATCAAAATGGTAGAAAAGAAACTCTTACCAGCCAATGTTATGCTTATGGTCCTTGCGTTATCAAATCTCTTTGTGGTTTTCTCTCGTGTCATACCACAGGCTCTAAATGCCATAGGAGTTGAGAATTTACTAGGTGACACAGAGTGTAAACTTGTCCTCTTCACTTTCAGAGTGAGCAGGGCCATGTCTATATGTGTCACCAGTTTTCTTAGCTGTCACCAGTGTGTCCTTATTGCCCCGGTCACTAGATATTGGATAtacctaaaagaaaaaattactAAACAAATATCTGTTATTGTGATACTACTGTTTGGGATGAATATTTCTCTGTATCCTTCAACCATTTTGTATGGACAGGCCAGAAAACCTAATGCAACCTCAGAATATACACTGCGCTTGGTTTACTGTGATGCAGACTTTGTGACTTATATCTCTTTCCTCTTTAATGGACTGGTATCAGTAATTCGGGAAATAATATTTGTGGGTTTGATGGCAATATCTAGCAGTTATATGGTTTCTATCTTATACCGTCATGGAAGAACCATGAAAAGCATGCGAAGTTCAGACAGGATGCAAAGTAAGACAGTAGAGTTCAAGGCTTCTAGAGCGGTTATTTTGCTTGTTGCTCTTTATGTTGTCTTATATGGAATGGATAACTCTATGTGGATCTATACTCTGACACTGTCCAATGTGAGTACGGAAATGAATGATACCCGCATATTTCTCGCGGCCTCTTATTCTGCTCTGAGTCCTATTGTGATCATTGCAACTAATCCAAAACTGCACAAAAGGTTAGAGAATTCATGGAAGAAGAAACTTGTCGAAATACAGAAACAAGGCGTACAAAATATTAGATTTGTAAgctctataaattaa